A window of Sphingomonas sp. R1 contains these coding sequences:
- a CDS encoding glutaredoxin family protein codes for MADEKRATLYRMVLPDHVCPFGIRARDLLEERGYAIDDRVLRTRDEVEAVKDEFGVATTPVIFLGDERIDGADALEHALAQR; via the coding sequence ATGGCAGACGAGAAGCGCGCGACCTTGTACCGGATGGTGCTGCCCGATCATGTCTGCCCCTTCGGCATTCGTGCCCGGGACCTGCTGGAGGAGCGGGGGTATGCGATCGATGATCGGGTATTGCGAACCCGCGACGAGGTGGAGGCGGTGAAGGACGAGTTCGGCGTCGCGACGACTCCGGTGATCTTCCTCGGGGACGAGCGCATCGACGGCGCCGACGCGCTCGAACACGCCCTCGCGCAGCGTTAG
- a CDS encoding M13 family metallopeptidase, whose amino-acid sequence MQLKHVLLASTLSIAAIAAPALSHKSQQTAPAAPGTEATRYGSWGFDIAGMDRSVKPGDDWYRFVNGSWTDRTKIPADRSSYGAFAVLRDLSELRLRSLIEGYSPTDAANPDRRKAALLYRGFLDQAAIEKLDAAPLIQRLQPLKAAKSKADLARLMGASVGGFGASFFGVGVSDDAKQPDTYALYLRQSGLGLGDRELYLDAKFAPQLARYRQYVAQLLGMAGWPDAAAAADQVVAMETRIAQAHWTRAQSRDRDKTYNPVSIAELKAQAPGFAWDPYWQAAGLTKASRVIVAQSSAVPKIAQIFADTDLQTLKAWEAFRIADDIAPLLSKRFSDAQFDFRSRFLNGQPQERERWKRAVSFTERAIGEGVGRDYVALYFPPESKAKMDVLVANLRVALAGRIRNLAWMSPATKEQALAKLQGFTVKVGYPSKWRDYSKLEVRAGDLVGNAERAGRFEWDYRRNRLGGPVDKAEWGMTPQTVNAYYNSVKNEIVFPAAILQPPFFDPKADDAVNYGGIGGVIGHEISHGFDDQGRKSDGNGVLRDWWTAEDATKFEAQAVRLGAQYEAYTFEGLPGVHINGRASMGENIGDLGGVMIALDAYHASLGGKPAPMLDGFTGDQRFFLGWGQVWRTLFRTEALRQQLVSDPHSPGQIRAVNPLRNVDAWYAAWNIDPSQKQYLAPEDRVRIW is encoded by the coding sequence TTGCAGCTGAAGCACGTCCTTCTTGCCTCCACCTTGTCGATTGCCGCGATCGCGGCGCCGGCGCTGAGCCACAAGTCCCAGCAGACCGCACCCGCCGCGCCCGGCACGGAAGCCACCCGCTATGGCAGCTGGGGCTTCGACATTGCCGGCATGGACCGCAGCGTGAAGCCGGGCGACGACTGGTACCGCTTCGTCAACGGCAGCTGGACCGATCGCACCAAGATCCCCGCAGACCGCTCGTCCTATGGCGCCTTTGCGGTGCTGCGCGACCTGTCCGAGCTGCGCCTGCGCAGTCTGATCGAGGGGTACAGCCCCACCGACGCCGCCAATCCCGATCGGCGCAAGGCCGCGCTGCTCTATCGCGGTTTCCTGGACCAGGCGGCGATCGAGAAGCTGGATGCGGCGCCGCTGATCCAGCGGCTCCAGCCGCTCAAGGCGGCCAAGTCCAAGGCGGATCTCGCCCGCCTGATGGGCGCCTCGGTCGGCGGGTTCGGCGCCAGCTTCTTCGGCGTGGGCGTTAGCGACGATGCCAAGCAGCCCGACACCTATGCGCTGTATCTGCGCCAGTCTGGCCTGGGCCTCGGCGATCGCGAGCTGTATCTCGATGCCAAGTTCGCGCCCCAGCTGGCGCGCTACCGCCAATATGTCGCGCAGCTGCTCGGCATGGCGGGCTGGCCGGACGCGGCGGCCGCCGCGGACCAGGTGGTGGCGATGGAAACCCGCATCGCCCAGGCCCATTGGACCCGTGCGCAGAGCCGCGACCGCGACAAGACCTACAATCCGGTTTCGATCGCCGAGCTGAAGGCGCAGGCCCCCGGCTTTGCCTGGGATCCGTACTGGCAGGCCGCCGGCCTGACCAAGGCAAGCCGCGTGATCGTGGCGCAGAGCAGCGCCGTGCCGAAGATCGCCCAGATCTTCGCCGATACCGATCTGCAGACGCTGAAGGCATGGGAAGCCTTCCGCATCGCCGACGATATCGCCCCGCTCCTCTCCAAGCGCTTCTCGGATGCGCAGTTCGATTTCCGCTCGCGGTTCCTCAACGGCCAGCCGCAGGAGCGCGAGCGCTGGAAGCGGGCCGTCTCGTTCACCGAGCGGGCGATCGGCGAGGGTGTCGGACGCGATTATGTCGCGCTCTACTTCCCGCCCGAAAGCAAGGCCAAGATGGATGTGCTGGTCGCCAACCTGCGCGTCGCGCTGGCCGGCCGCATCCGGAACCTCGCCTGGATGAGCCCGGCGACCAAGGAGCAGGCGCTCGCCAAGCTGCAGGGCTTCACCGTCAAGGTCGGCTATCCGAGCAAGTGGCGCGATTATTCGAAGCTCGAGGTGCGCGCCGGCGACCTGGTCGGCAATGCCGAGCGCGCCGGTCGGTTCGAATGGGACTATCGTCGCAACCGGCTGGGCGGCCCGGTCGACAAGGCCGAGTGGGGCATGACGCCGCAGACGGTCAACGCCTATTACAACTCGGTCAAGAACGAGATCGTGTTCCCCGCGGCGATCCTGCAGCCGCCCTTCTTCGACCCCAAGGCGGACGATGCGGTCAATTATGGCGGCATCGGCGGCGTGATCGGGCACGAGATCAGCCACGGCTTCGACGACCAGGGCCGCAAGTCCGACGGCAACGGCGTGTTGCGCGACTGGTGGACCGCGGAGGACGCGACCAAGTTCGAGGCGCAGGCGGTGCGGCTGGGTGCACAGTACGAGGCCTATACGTTCGAGGGCCTGCCCGGCGTGCATATCAACGGCCGTGCCTCGATGGGCGAGAATATCGGCGACCTTGGCGGGGTGATGATCGCGCTCGACGCCTATCATGCCTCGCTCGGCGGCAAGCCGGCGCCGATGCTCGACGGCTTCACCGGTGACCAGCGCTTCTTCCTCGGCTGGGGCCAGGTGTGGCGGACGCTGTTCCGCACCGAGGCGCTGCGCCAGCAGCTGGTCAGCGATCCGCACTCGCCGGGTCAGATCCGGGCGGTGAACCCGCTGCGCAATGTCGATGCCTGGTATGCCGCGTGGAACATCGATCCGAGCCAGAAACAGTATCTGGCGCCCGAGGATCGGGTGCGGATCTGGTAA
- a CDS encoding nuclear transport factor 2 family protein, whose product MHAAPELAIRMARAAFNRALAAADLVAIGPLLAPDVVLVAGTDSAVIHGRKAQLLAWKREFMSRDRTVYTRTPDTVLPSPVAPIAFEHGHWQGVSVGDETVQASGTYTAKWREIEGRWQIEAELYLTLA is encoded by the coding sequence ATGCACGCCGCTCCAGAACTCGCCATCCGCATGGCCCGGGCCGCCTTCAATCGGGCGCTGGCCGCGGCCGATCTCGTCGCGATCGGCCCGCTGCTGGCGCCCGACGTGGTGCTCGTGGCGGGCACGGACAGTGCGGTGATCCACGGACGGAAGGCGCAGCTGCTCGCCTGGAAGCGCGAGTTCATGTCGCGCGATCGCACCGTCTACACCCGCACGCCCGATACCGTGCTGCCATCCCCGGTCGCGCCGATCGCGTTCGAGCATGGCCATTGGCAGGGCGTATCCGTCGGCGACGAAACGGTGCAGGCAAGCGGCACCTATACCGCCAAGTGGCGCGAGATCGAGGGTCGCTGGCAGATCGAGGCGGAGCTCTACCTCACGCTGGCCTGA
- a CDS encoding TonB-dependent receptor plug domain-containing protein: protein MRRFRTALLIAASTTALLSGHAQAQQAAQPAAPVAADATDGATEIVVTGTRTLGRSRLDSASPVDVLSSQALTRQGTTELAAAVAAVAPSIDFPRPSATDGTDAIRPATLRGLSPDQVLVLVNGVRVNSSALLNVNGSVGRGSAAVDLNTIPTAALERIEVLRDGASAQYGSDAIAGVINLRLREARSGGAATATYGIYHTDIDTARGSRSTTGEPVFTASAWQGFGLGSDGFVTITGEYVNRKPTNRADLDPRTTPANRLTGRFGDPQVEQYTGTINAGKGIGGGFSLYGWASYQDRDTRSAAFPRLAAVNGVAAPAVVTAGYPDGFLPIINTKSTNAVGAVGVKGDVGAWGVDLHLGYGRNKIAYRTRNSANYTYGAATPKNFYDGAVIFDQWVAGLDVRRKFDVLQSLNLAFGAEGRREGYKITPGEQASYEGSGAQGFGGFAPVNAIQRSRRSISGYVDLEAQVTQAFLVDVAVRGEHYSDFGDTANGKLSARYDVAKWFALRGTVSTGFRAPSLQQQYFTSIAQVVQNGTPVLTGTFPSTTPVAAALGGKPLQPEKSTNLSLGTVIRAGGFDLSVDAYEIRLRDQLALSENIQSSFSPQVAAILAPFNVPSARFFINGLRSRTRGIDAVAHYRIGDAANAAGAFDFTLAGNVNEIVVTRVPTSTATVNPAPVLFARSRVLTIEQGTPGEKVTGTIDWTRGPVGITVRGTYYGDVNQPGTTPAADIHTGQHLISDLELRYQPRKGAQIAIGASNLFDVYPDRTIVANNSTGVLGFPSYSPFGFNGRYLYARLGVNW from the coding sequence ATGCGTAGATTTCGTACGGCGCTGCTGATCGCGGCTTCCACGACTGCCCTGCTCTCGGGCCATGCCCAGGCGCAGCAGGCGGCGCAGCCCGCGGCGCCCGTCGCGGCGGACGCGACCGACGGGGCGACGGAGATCGTCGTCACGGGTACCCGTACCCTGGGTCGGTCGCGGCTCGATAGCGCTTCCCCGGTCGACGTGCTGAGCAGCCAGGCCTTGACTCGCCAAGGCACCACCGAACTTGCCGCCGCCGTGGCAGCCGTCGCGCCGTCGATCGATTTCCCGCGGCCGTCCGCAACCGATGGCACCGATGCCATCCGTCCGGCTACGCTGCGGGGCCTGTCTCCCGATCAGGTGCTGGTGCTGGTCAACGGCGTGCGCGTGAACAGCTCGGCGCTGCTCAACGTCAACGGCTCGGTCGGGCGCGGTTCGGCGGCGGTCGACCTCAACACCATTCCCACCGCGGCGCTGGAGCGGATCGAGGTGCTGCGCGACGGCGCCTCGGCGCAATATGGCTCGGACGCGATCGCCGGCGTGATCAACCTGCGCCTGCGTGAAGCCCGCTCGGGCGGCGCGGCAACCGCGACCTACGGCATCTATCACACCGACATCGATACGGCACGCGGCAGCCGCAGCACCACGGGCGAGCCGGTCTTCACCGCGTCGGCATGGCAGGGCTTCGGCCTGGGATCGGACGGCTTCGTCACGATCACCGGCGAATATGTCAATCGCAAGCCGACCAACCGCGCCGACCTGGATCCGCGCACCACGCCGGCAAACCGCCTCACGGGCCGTTTCGGTGATCCGCAGGTGGAGCAATATACCGGCACGATCAACGCCGGGAAAGGGATCGGCGGCGGTTTCAGCCTCTATGGCTGGGCCAGCTATCAGGATCGCGACACGCGCAGCGCCGCCTTCCCGCGTCTGGCGGCGGTGAACGGGGTAGCGGCCCCGGCGGTGGTCACGGCGGGCTATCCCGATGGCTTTCTGCCGATCATCAACACCAAGTCGACCAACGCGGTCGGTGCGGTGGGCGTGAAGGGCGATGTCGGTGCGTGGGGCGTTGACCTCCATCTCGGCTATGGCCGCAACAAGATCGCCTATCGCACGCGCAACTCGGCCAACTATACCTATGGCGCCGCGACCCCGAAGAACTTCTATGACGGCGCGGTGATCTTCGACCAGTGGGTCGCCGGACTGGACGTGCGCCGCAAGTTCGATGTCCTGCAGTCGCTCAACCTCGCCTTCGGTGCCGAGGGGCGGCGCGAGGGCTACAAGATCACACCGGGCGAGCAGGCCTCGTATGAGGGGTCGGGTGCGCAGGGCTTTGGCGGGTTCGCGCCGGTCAACGCGATCCAGCGCTCGCGGCGCAGCATCTCGGGCTATGTCGATCTCGAAGCGCAGGTGACCCAGGCGTTCCTGGTCGACGTCGCGGTCCGCGGCGAACATTATTCGGACTTTGGCGACACCGCCAACGGCAAGCTCTCGGCACGCTATGATGTCGCCAAGTGGTTCGCGCTGCGCGGCACCGTGTCGACCGGCTTCCGCGCGCCGAGCCTGCAGCAGCAATATTTCACCTCAATCGCCCAGGTCGTGCAAAACGGAACGCCGGTCCTCACCGGTACCTTCCCGTCGACCACGCCCGTGGCGGCCGCACTGGGCGGCAAGCCGCTGCAGCCGGAAAAGTCCACCAATCTCTCGCTCGGCACGGTGATCCGCGCCGGCGGCTTCGACCTCAGCGTCGACGCGTACGAGATCCGTCTGCGCGATCAGCTGGCGCTTTCGGAGAACATCCAGTCGAGCTTCAGCCCGCAGGTCGCGGCGATTCTCGCGCCGTTCAACGTGCCGTCGGCGCGCTTCTTCATCAACGGCCTGCGCTCGCGGACCCGCGGCATCGATGCGGTGGCGCATTACCGGATCGGCGATGCAGCGAACGCGGCGGGCGCGTTCGACTTCACCTTGGCCGGCAACGTCAACGAGATCGTCGTCACCCGCGTGCCGACCAGCACCGCGACCGTGAATCCCGCACCGGTGCTGTTCGCACGAAGCCGCGTGCTGACGATCGAGCAGGGTACGCCCGGCGAGAAGGTGACCGGCACGATCGATTGGACCAGGGGCCCCGTGGGCATCACCGTGCGCGGTACCTATTATGGCGACGTCAACCAGCCCGGCACGACGCCCGCCGCCGACATCCATACCGGGCAGCATCTGATCAGCGACCTCGAGCTGCGCTACCAGCCCCGCAAGGGCGCCCAGATCGCGATCGGCGCCAGCAACCTGTTCGACGTCTATCCGGATCGAACGATCGTCGCCAACAACTCGACCGGCGTGCTGGGCTTCCCGTCCTACTCGCCGTTCGGCTTCAACGGTCGCTATCTCTACGCCCGTCTTGGGGTGAACTGGTAA
- a CDS encoding TonB-dependent receptor, with the protein MDRHRRFGLIGVVLLSTASPALAQEAQRTSAEAENYTEIVVTAVARGRDRLDSAISTSSLKADDIQKAAPRSVAEIFRTLPGIRSESSGGEGNANISIRGLPIASGGAKFLQLQEDGLPVLEFGDITFGNADIFLRADLNLAQVESIRGGSASTFASNSPGGVINMISKTGETEGGAVQASTGLDYKDYRLDFDYGAKLTDSVRFHMGGFYRQGTGPRRIGYDGNKGGQFKFNVTKDFTGGHIRLYGKFLDDRAVGYLPMPVRVTGTNANPTYQDLASFRSNRDQLLTPNFTRNVTLDGNNNLVTDDVRDGQHPLVKAIGFEAETLLAGWTVTDRFRFSEISGRFISNFPANVDAAGTIATSMGGAGATLAYASGPNTGKAITNLAALNGNGLLAQIVVFDTKLNSLNNMTNDLRASRVYPLGSGKLTTTVGFYKSRQTVDTDWLWTSILTDVRGEGEAALVNVRRANGTAVTQDGFYGYSAAYFGGCCRRSYRVDYNVNAPFASLNYQQGQLSIGASLRYDFGDADGSIAGADLGGGRVGTTSRDINGDGVISDAETRVAVIPLTSPAPVNYSYHYWSYSTGINYRFVDYMSVFARYSRGARANADRLLFGPAVSTTTGNLVSRSAAVDFVNQAELGAKYRRGGLTLNLTGFWARTEEQNYEATRQVFIDRTYRAYGLEFDGGYRNGPFSLMTGATWTHSRIVADALNPGVVGNTPRRQAQLIFQATPQYDIGRAAIGASIVGTTSSYAQDNNQLKLPGFTQVNAFAQYRPLPKLLVSLNANNLFNVRGFTEAEEGAIPANGIVRARSINGRTISTSVRIDF; encoded by the coding sequence ATGGATCGCCATCGGCGATTCGGGCTTATCGGCGTCGTATTGCTGTCGACCGCCTCGCCGGCCTTGGCACAGGAAGCGCAGCGCACGTCCGCAGAGGCCGAGAACTACACCGAGATTGTGGTTACCGCCGTGGCGCGCGGTCGCGATCGCCTCGACAGCGCGATTTCCACCAGCTCGCTCAAGGCGGACGACATCCAGAAGGCGGCGCCGCGTTCGGTGGCGGAGATCTTCCGCACGCTGCCGGGCATCCGCTCCGAAAGTTCGGGCGGCGAGGGCAACGCCAACATCTCGATCCGCGGCCTGCCGATCGCCTCGGGTGGCGCGAAGTTCCTGCAGCTGCAGGAAGACGGGCTGCCGGTACTCGAGTTCGGCGACATCACCTTCGGCAATGCCGACATCTTCCTGCGCGCCGATCTCAACCTGGCCCAGGTCGAATCGATCCGCGGCGGTTCCGCCTCCACCTTCGCCTCCAATTCGCCCGGCGGCGTGATCAACATGATCTCCAAGACCGGCGAGACCGAGGGCGGCGCGGTGCAGGCAAGCACGGGCCTGGACTATAAGGACTATCGGCTCGACTTCGACTATGGGGCGAAGCTGACCGACAGCGTGCGCTTCCATATGGGCGGCTTCTATCGCCAGGGCACCGGCCCGCGCCGCATCGGCTATGACGGCAACAAGGGCGGCCAGTTCAAGTTCAACGTCACCAAGGACTTCACGGGCGGCCATATCCGGCTGTACGGCAAGTTCCTCGATGATCGGGCGGTCGGTTATCTGCCGATGCCGGTGCGGGTGACGGGCACCAATGCCAACCCGACCTACCAGGATCTCGCCAGTTTCCGGTCGAATCGCGACCAGTTGCTGACACCCAACTTCACGCGCAACGTGACGTTGGACGGCAACAACAATCTGGTGACCGACGATGTGCGCGACGGCCAGCATCCGCTGGTCAAGGCGATCGGCTTCGAGGCGGAAACGCTGCTGGCCGGCTGGACGGTGACCGACCGCTTCCGCTTCTCGGAGATCTCGGGCCGGTTCATCTCGAACTTCCCTGCCAATGTCGATGCCGCGGGCACCATCGCCACGTCGATGGGCGGGGCGGGCGCGACGCTGGCCTATGCGAGCGGGCCGAACACGGGCAAGGCGATCACCAATCTCGCCGCGCTGAACGGCAACGGGCTGCTGGCCCAGATCGTCGTGTTCGACACCAAGCTCAACAGCCTCAACAACATGACCAACGATCTGCGGGCCAGCCGTGTCTATCCGCTGGGCAGCGGCAAGCTCACCACCACCGTCGGGTTCTACAAGTCGCGCCAGACAGTGGATACCGACTGGCTGTGGACGTCGATCCTGACCGACGTGCGCGGCGAGGGCGAGGCGGCGCTGGTCAATGTGCGGCGCGCCAACGGCACGGCGGTGACGCAGGACGGTTTCTACGGCTACAGCGCTGCCTATTTCGGCGGGTGCTGCCGGCGCAGCTACCGCGTGGATTATAATGTCAACGCGCCCTTTGCCTCGCTCAACTACCAGCAGGGCCAGCTCTCGATCGGCGCCAGCCTTCGCTATGATTTCGGCGACGCGGACGGTTCGATCGCAGGTGCCGATCTCGGCGGCGGCCGGGTCGGCACGACCAGCCGCGACATCAATGGCGACGGCGTTATCTCGGATGCCGAGACGCGCGTGGCGGTCATCCCGCTGACCAGCCCCGCGCCGGTCAACTACAGCTATCACTATTGGAGCTATTCGACCGGCATCAACTATCGCTTCGTCGATTATATGTCGGTCTTCGCCCGGTACAGCCGCGGCGCGCGCGCCAATGCGGATCGGCTGCTGTTCGGCCCGGCGGTCAGCACCACCACCGGCAACCTCGTCAGCCGATCGGCGGCGGTCGACTTCGTCAACCAGGCCGAGCTGGGCGCGAAATACCGGCGCGGCGGCCTCACGCTGAACCTCACCGGCTTCTGGGCGCGGACGGAGGAACAGAATTACGAGGCGACGCGCCAGGTCTTCATCGATCGCACCTATCGCGCCTATGGCCTGGAATTCGACGGCGGCTATCGCAACGGCCCGTTCAGCCTGATGACCGGCGCTACCTGGACCCATTCGCGCATCGTCGCCGATGCGCTCAATCCGGGGGTGGTCGGCAACACCCCGCGCCGCCAGGCGCAGCTGATCTTCCAGGCGACGCCGCAATATGACATCGGCCGAGCGGCGATCGGCGCCAGCATCGTCGGCACGACGAGCAGCTATGCCCAGGACAACAACCAGTTGAAGCTGCCCGGTTTCACCCAGGTGAACGCCTTCGCCCAGTATCGGCCGCTGCCCAAGCTGCTGGTGTCGCTCAACGCCAACAACCTGTTCAATGTCCGCGGCTTCACCGAGGCGGAGGAAGGCGCGATCCCGGCAAACGGCATCGTCCGCGCCCGCTCGATCAATGGCCGTACGATCAGCACCTCGGTGCGGATCGACTTCTAG
- a CDS encoding glycoside hydrolase family 2 TIM barrel-domain containing protein — protein sequence MRSILAFAAVVASLILGGGPVHAQPAGTQPFDQGWRFARGDFPGAEAQAFDDSRWAWVDTPHDWAISGPFDRDAATTGSGAWLPSGVAWYRKAFTRTPADTGRRVFIEFDGVMERSGVWINGHHVGHRPSGYASFRYELTPHLRPAGQPNILAVRADTAAQPASRWYAGGGIYRHVRLIVTGDVYAEAWSSTVRTTGLTPDAAALAVASRIVNRSATAVSATLEATLRDPQGRTVATFRSAPTALLPGRSTDLQAAGQLLAPRRWDLRDPALYTALLRVRAADGAVLHEERVPFGVREARFEPASGFWLNGRNLKLKGVAIHADAGPFGMAVPLSVAERRLRQLKALGVNAVRTAHHPFSPEFLDLCDRLGLLVMNEAFDMWTVAKNPQDYHLFFTDWSSIDARDFVRRDRNHPSVVIWSLGNEIHDTPYPVLAKAIVERLRTIFHDEDPTRPVTMALFRPNTSGDYRNGLADMLDVVGQNYRETELAAAHAEKPTRKIIGTENSKNRASWIVVRDNPAYAGMFLWTGADYLGEADRAGWPAISNPAGLLDRDDAVKPIGWERASWWSEQPVVRLARRVTEVIDTSELPTMVGVAMPQPKGPGALADWSPQDRTPHDEKVEVYANVDEVELLLNGRSLGRKPRDREDRAIVWQVRFAPGELRAIGYRHGARVAEDVLRTAGAEAALRLVPEIDRVGAGFDDVAAIRVQVVDAGGVLVPDAAMPVTVHVAGAGRLVAYDNASVTDHTPFASATRSVLGGRATAFVRGTGGSGTIRITASAEGLKPASIELTAMP from the coding sequence ATGCGGTCTATCCTGGCGTTCGCTGCCGTGGTGGCGAGCCTGATCCTGGGCGGCGGCCCGGTTCATGCCCAGCCGGCCGGCACCCAGCCGTTCGACCAGGGGTGGCGGTTTGCCCGGGGGGATTTCCCCGGCGCAGAGGCGCAGGCCTTCGACGACTCCCGTTGGGCCTGGGTGGACACCCCGCACGATTGGGCGATCAGCGGCCCCTTCGATCGCGACGCCGCCACGACCGGATCCGGCGCCTGGCTGCCGAGCGGCGTCGCCTGGTATCGCAAGGCCTTCACGCGCACGCCAGCGGATACCGGCCGGCGCGTCTTCATCGAATTTGACGGGGTGATGGAACGCTCCGGCGTCTGGATCAACGGGCACCATGTCGGCCATCGCCCGAGCGGCTATGCCAGCTTCCGCTACGAACTGACCCCGCATCTCCGTCCCGCAGGCCAGCCCAACATCCTCGCGGTGCGCGCGGACACCGCGGCACAGCCCGCGTCGCGCTGGTATGCCGGGGGCGGCATCTACCGCCATGTCCGCCTGATCGTGACCGGGGACGTCTATGCCGAGGCCTGGAGCAGCACCGTCCGCACGACCGGGCTGACCCCCGATGCCGCCGCGCTCGCGGTCGCCAGTCGGATCGTGAACCGGTCTGCCACGGCGGTATCGGCAACGCTGGAGGCGACGCTGCGCGACCCGCAGGGTCGCACGGTCGCGACCTTTCGCAGCGCACCTACGGCGCTGCTGCCCGGTCGATCCACGGATCTGCAGGCGGCCGGCCAGCTGCTCGCCCCCCGCCGCTGGGACCTCAGGGATCCTGCGCTCTACACCGCGCTGCTGCGGGTCCGCGCCGCCGACGGGGCGGTCCTGCACGAGGAGCGCGTGCCCTTCGGCGTGCGCGAGGCACGGTTCGAGCCGGCGAGCGGGTTCTGGCTCAACGGCCGCAATCTCAAGCTCAAGGGTGTCGCCATTCACGCCGATGCGGGACCGTTCGGCATGGCGGTGCCGCTGTCGGTCGCCGAGCGGCGGTTGCGGCAGTTGAAGGCGCTGGGCGTCAACGCGGTGCGCACCGCGCATCACCCCTTCTCGCCCGAGTTCCTCGATCTGTGCGACCGGCTCGGGCTGCTGGTGATGAACGAGGCGTTCGACATGTGGACGGTCGCCAAGAACCCGCAGGATTATCACCTGTTCTTCACCGACTGGTCGTCGATCGACGCGCGCGATTTCGTCCGCCGCGACCGAAATCATCCGAGCGTGGTGATATGGTCGCTCGGCAACGAGATTCACGACACGCCGTATCCGGTGCTCGCCAAGGCGATTGTCGAGCGGCTGCGCACCATCTTCCATGACGAGGACCCGACCCGGCCGGTCACCATGGCGCTGTTCCGGCCGAATACCAGCGGCGACTATCGCAACGGGCTGGCCGACATGCTCGACGTGGTCGGCCAGAATTATCGCGAGACCGAACTCGCCGCCGCGCATGCAGAAAAGCCGACGCGCAAGATCATCGGGACGGAGAACAGCAAGAACCGGGCAAGCTGGATCGTGGTCCGCGACAATCCGGCCTATGCCGGCATGTTCCTGTGGACCGGCGCCGATTATCTGGGGGAGGCCGATCGTGCCGGATGGCCGGCGATCAGCAACCCGGCAGGGCTGCTCGACCGCGACGATGCGGTGAAGCCGATCGGCTGGGAACGCGCGTCCTGGTGGTCCGAACAGCCGGTGGTCAGGCTTGCGCGGCGGGTAACCGAGGTGATCGACACCAGCGAGCTGCCGACGATGGTCGGCGTCGCCATGCCCCAGCCCAAGGGCCCCGGTGCGCTCGCCGACTGGAGCCCGCAAGACCGGACACCGCACGACGAGAAGGTGGAGGTCTATGCCAATGTCGACGAGGTGGAGCTGCTGCTGAACGGGCGGTCGCTGGGCCGCAAGCCCCGCGACCGCGAGGACCGCGCCATCGTCTGGCAGGTCCGCTTCGCACCCGGCGAGCTCCGTGCAATCGGCTATCGCCACGGCGCGCGCGTAGCGGAAGACGTGCTGCGCACGGCTGGCGCGGAAGCGGCGCTGCGGTTGGTCCCCGAGATCGACCGCGTCGGCGCGGGCTTTGACGACGTCGCGGCGATACGGGTCCAGGTGGTGGATGCCGGCGGGGTGCTAGTTCCCGATGCCGCCATGCCGGTAACGGTCCACGTCGCGGGGGCAGGGCGGCTGGTGGCCTATGACAATGCCTCGGTCACCGACCATACGCCGTTCGCATCAGCCACCCGCAGCGTGCTGGGGGGCCGGGCGACGGCCTTCGTGCGCGGAACCGGCGGCTCGGGCACAATCCGGATCACGGCGTCCGCCGAGGGGCTGAAGCCGGCGAGCATCGAGCTGACGGCGATGCCGTGA
- a CDS encoding alpha/beta fold hydrolase, translating into MPTASPTIVLVHGAWADGSSWRRVIPILLDAGHAVVAVQNPTQSLAGDVAATRQVLDAIDGPVVLVGHSWGGAVITEAGNDTKVKALVYVAAFAPAAGEALGPLVGKYANPPAIEKIRDDGKGNLTLAAEGWVEDVANDLPEAEARVLAVLQPPLPASTFGDVIGEAAWADRPCWYIVSTQDRLVSVPLEREFAARMNATTTELAAGHLSLLSQPDAVAKVILEAVAAIA; encoded by the coding sequence ATGCCCACCGCCTCGCCCACCATTGTCCTCGTGCATGGCGCCTGGGCCGACGGATCCAGTTGGCGTAGGGTGATCCCGATCCTGCTCGACGCCGGGCATGCGGTCGTCGCGGTGCAGAATCCCACCCAGTCGCTTGCCGGCGACGTGGCGGCGACACGGCAGGTGCTGGATGCGATCGACGGCCCGGTGGTCCTGGTCGGCCATAGCTGGGGCGGTGCGGTCATCACCGAAGCCGGCAACGACACCAAGGTGAAGGCGCTGGTCTATGTCGCCGCCTTCGCGCCGGCAGCGGGCGAGGCACTGGGGCCGCTGGTCGGCAAATATGCCAATCCGCCCGCCATCGAGAAGATCCGCGATGACGGCAAGGGCAACCTCACGCTTGCGGCGGAAGGATGGGTGGAGGATGTGGCCAACGACCTGCCCGAGGCCGAGGCCCGCGTCCTCGCCGTGCTCCAGCCGCCGCTGCCTGCGAGCACCTTCGGCGATGTCATTGGCGAGGCGGCATGGGCGGATCGTCCGTGCTGGTACATCGTCTCGACGCAGGACCGCTTGGTGAGCGTCCCGCTGGAACGGGAGTTCGCGGCGCGGATGAACGCGACGACCACCGAACTCGCCGCAGGACACCTCTCGCTGCTGTCGCAGCCGGACGCGGTGGCGAAGGTGATCCTGGAGGCCGTGGCGGCGATCGCCTAA